From one Bacteroidota bacterium genomic stretch:
- the ruvC gene encoding crossover junction endodeoxyribonuclease RuvC — translation MGYGVISVSGSKLKLISAGILKIDKSSSHFDRLKDIFQFVVQLIERHHPDELSIEEPFFGKNVQSMLKLGRAQGVAMAAALSHQIPVYGYSPRLIKQSITGKGAASKEQVSAMLQRLLAFEQSPKFLDATDAVGVALCHYFQTNTVLEQSTSKATKIVGAAKKSGKSYSGWAAFITENPGREKK, via the coding sequence ATGGGTTATGGTGTGATCAGTGTAAGCGGGTCGAAGCTCAAACTTATTTCTGCGGGCATTCTCAAAATTGACAAAAGCAGTTCTCATTTCGATCGGCTGAAAGATATTTTTCAATTCGTGGTGCAGTTGATCGAGCGACATCACCCGGATGAACTATCCATTGAAGAGCCCTTTTTCGGAAAAAATGTACAATCGATGTTGAAATTGGGAAGGGCGCAAGGAGTGGCTATGGCGGCGGCATTATCGCATCAGATCCCGGTGTACGGGTATTCTCCCCGACTCATCAAACAATCCATTACGGGCAAGGGGGCGGCCTCCAAGGAGCAGGTATCGGCGATGTTGCAACGTTTACTGGCCTTTGAGCAGTCGCCAAAATTTCTGGATGCTACGGATGCAGTGGGTGTAGCATTATGCCATTATTTTCAAACGAATACCGTTTTGGAGCAATCCACTTCTAAAGCTACAAAAATTGTTGGTGCGGCAAAAAAGTCCGGCAAATCCTATTCGGGATGGGCAGCTTTTATAACTGAAAATCCCGGCAGGGAAAAGAAGTAG
- a CDS encoding RNA methyltransferase, with translation MQKLTNEELGRPDLTAYQQIKKLPIILILDNVRSALNVGSVFRSADAFRIGKIILCGITAQPPHKEVLKTALGATSSVPWEYETDTLTAVKKLQHEGVKVYALEQVQESISLEDFLPQLPATAIIFGHEMDGVSQEVVDLCDGSIEIRQEGTKHSLNVSVCAGIVCWELHKKLSHLQQ, from the coding sequence GTGCAGAAGCTAACCAACGAAGAACTCGGTCGCCCCGACCTCACTGCTTATCAACAGATAAAGAAATTACCAATTATTTTGATATTGGATAATGTACGCAGCGCCCTCAATGTAGGCTCTGTTTTCAGGAGTGCGGATGCCTTCCGGATCGGGAAAATTATTCTCTGCGGCATTACGGCACAACCGCCTCATAAGGAAGTTTTAAAAACGGCTCTTGGTGCTACCTCTTCTGTTCCATGGGAGTATGAGACGGACACCCTTACCGCTGTAAAAAAGCTTCAGCATGAGGGGGTAAAAGTCTATGCTTTGGAGCAGGTGCAGGAGAGTATTTCGCTTGAGGATTTTCTTCCGCAATTACCCGCCACGGCCATTATTTTCGGGCATGAGATGGATGGCGTGAGTCAGGAGGTGGTTGATCTTTGCGATGGAAGTATTGAGATCAGGCAAGAGGGTACCAAGCACTCGTTGAATGTGTCGGTCTGTGCGGGAATTGTTTGCTGGGAACTTCATAAAAAACTCTCACATTTGCAGCAGTGA
- the mutS gene encoding DNA mismatch repair protein MutS, with the protein MQQYNSIKAKYPDALLLFRVGDFYETFSEDAIKASKVLGIVLTKRSNGAASDMELAGFPHHSLDTYLPKLVRAGMRVAICDQLEDPKTTKKIVKRGVTEVVTPGVTFSDKILDHKSNNFLAAFYPASESGSKSGLALVDASTGEFYVAEGNSDYIDKLLQSFQPSEVLVPRSAKANFEQKYGQRFYTYSLDDWAFQLLFARETLLKHFQTISMKGFGVEEMQAGVVAAGAALYYLQQTRQETLVHISALSRMEEDRYVWLDRFTIRNLELVNSPHENARTLLSVLDFTVSPMGGRMLRRWLLLPLKEIIPIKERQDNVEVLTKSEELLEKLQADLKGVGDLERIASRIAIRKLGPREAMQLKRSLLLLAPMKEQLEKISHPGLKAIAGRLHSCEELLNKLTMALSDDPPALLNKGGTFRKGYHAALDELKELAFEGKDYLLKIQREESEKTGITSLKIAFNNVFGYYIEVTNVHKNKVPASWVRKQTLTNAERYITEELKQYEEKILGAEEKIQKIEETLYAELLEYMSTYILLLQQNASEMARLDCLCSFASVAMKYGYVKPTLDESLILNIRNGRHPVLEQQLPLGESYIPNDVYLDNEQQQIIIITGPNMAGKSAILRQTALIVLMAQTGCFVPAQEATIGMVDKIFTRVGASDNLSQGESTFMVEMNETASILHNITNRSLVLLDEIGRGTSTYDGISIAWAIAEFIHDHPTAKAKTLFATHYHELNEMAESFGRIKNFSIAIHESGNKILFLRKLIPGGSEHSFGIHVAQMAGMPSKVLKRAQQMLETLEKAHGLNEIVKSSDAKAKKDELQLSFFQLDDPVLEQIRDEILQTDINTLTPVEALMKLNEIKKLISREKVNLNA; encoded by the coding sequence ATGCAACAGTACAATAGCATCAAGGCGAAATATCCGGATGCGCTGTTATTATTTCGTGTGGGAGATTTTTACGAGACCTTTAGCGAAGATGCCATTAAAGCTTCTAAAGTGTTGGGCATTGTGCTTACCAAGCGAAGCAATGGTGCCGCTTCCGACATGGAGCTCGCGGGTTTCCCACATCATTCCCTCGATACCTATTTACCTAAACTGGTGCGTGCCGGCATGCGCGTAGCCATCTGTGATCAACTCGAAGATCCGAAAACAACAAAAAAAATTGTGAAGCGCGGAGTGACCGAAGTGGTAACGCCGGGTGTGACATTCAGTGATAAAATTCTGGATCATAAATCGAATAATTTCCTCGCTGCTTTTTATCCGGCATCAGAGTCGGGCAGTAAATCGGGTCTCGCTTTAGTAGATGCCAGCACCGGAGAGTTTTATGTAGCAGAGGGCAATAGTGATTATATCGATAAATTATTGCAGAGCTTTCAGCCCAGCGAAGTACTGGTGCCACGTAGCGCGAAAGCGAATTTCGAACAAAAGTATGGTCAGCGGTTTTATACCTATTCCCTCGATGACTGGGCCTTTCAGTTGTTGTTTGCCAGAGAAACATTATTGAAGCATTTTCAAACCATTTCTATGAAGGGATTTGGCGTTGAGGAGATGCAGGCAGGTGTAGTAGCAGCAGGAGCCGCCTTGTATTATCTGCAGCAAACACGTCAGGAAACACTCGTCCATATTTCCGCCCTCTCCCGTATGGAAGAAGATCGTTATGTATGGCTTGATCGTTTTACCATTCGGAATCTGGAGCTGGTGAATTCTCCCCATGAAAATGCCCGGACATTATTGAGCGTACTGGATTTTACGGTTTCACCGATGGGAGGGAGGATGTTACGCCGCTGGTTGTTGTTACCGCTGAAAGAAATTATTCCCATCAAAGAGCGACAGGATAACGTTGAGGTATTAACGAAAAGTGAAGAACTGTTGGAAAAACTCCAAGCTGATCTGAAAGGAGTAGGCGACCTCGAGCGCATCGCATCCCGAATTGCTATTCGTAAACTGGGCCCGCGGGAAGCCATGCAGTTGAAGCGATCTCTCCTCTTGCTGGCTCCCATGAAGGAACAACTGGAAAAGATCAGCCATCCCGGATTAAAAGCCATCGCCGGTCGTTTACATTCCTGCGAAGAATTATTGAATAAATTAACGATGGCTTTGTCTGATGATCCTCCTGCTTTACTAAACAAAGGAGGAACATTCCGGAAAGGCTATCATGCCGCATTGGATGAGCTAAAGGAACTGGCCTTTGAAGGAAAAGATTATCTCCTGAAAATTCAACGCGAAGAGAGTGAAAAAACAGGCATCACCTCACTGAAGATTGCTTTTAATAATGTCTTTGGTTATTATATTGAAGTCACCAATGTGCATAAAAACAAAGTGCCGGCCTCCTGGGTGCGCAAACAAACGCTGACCAATGCAGAGCGGTATATTACAGAAGAACTGAAGCAATACGAAGAGAAAATTCTGGGTGCTGAAGAAAAGATTCAGAAGATTGAAGAAACACTTTACGCGGAATTGCTGGAATATATGTCTACGTACATTCTTTTGTTACAGCAGAATGCTTCGGAGATGGCCCGCCTCGATTGCCTCTGCAGTTTTGCCTCAGTGGCGATGAAGTACGGCTATGTTAAACCCACATTAGATGAATCGCTGATTCTGAATATCCGGAATGGCCGCCATCCGGTTTTAGAGCAACAGCTACCTCTCGGCGAAAGCTATATTCCCAATGATGTCTACTTAGACAATGAGCAACAGCAGATCATCATCATCACCGGTCCGAACATGGCGGGAAAGTCTGCCATACTCCGCCAAACAGCGTTGATCGTCCTGATGGCACAAACGGGTTGCTTTGTCCCGGCACAGGAAGCGACCATTGGCATGGTAGATAAAATATTTACCAGGGTAGGGGCTTCCGATAATTTATCGCAGGGAGAATCTACCTTCATGGTGGAGATGAATGAAACGGCGAGTATTCTGCACAACATCACTAACAGGAGTCTGGTATTGTTGGATGAAATCGGGCGAGGCACCAGTACGTACGATGGCATCTCCATCGCCTGGGCCATTGCCGAATTCATTCACGATCATCCTACAGCGAAAGCCAAAACGCTTTTCGCCACACATTACCATGAACTCAACGAAATGGCAGAGAGCTTTGGAAGAATTAAAAACTTCAGCATCGCCATTCACGAAAGCGGCAACAAAATACTATTCCTGCGTAAGCTCATTCCAGGTGGCAGTGAACATAGTTTCGGAATCCATGTAGCGCAAATGGCCGGAATGCCGAGCAAAGTCCTGAAGCGGGCACAGCAGATGCTCGAAACTCTCGAAAAAGCCCATGGCCTCAATGAAATTGTAAAATCCAGCGATGCAAAGGCCAAAAAGGACGAGTTGCAATTGAGTTTCTTCCAGTTAGATGATCCGGTTTTGGAGCAAATCCGTGATGAAATCCTCCAAACTGATATAAATACACTCACTCCCGTCGAGGCGCTAATGAAATTAAATGAAATTAAGAAGTTGATTTCGAGAGAGAAAGTGAATTTAAACGCCTGA
- a CDS encoding four helix bundle protein has protein sequence MFPFQNLEVYKKSKLFHLHCKEIILTRKLDSYVRDQLGRASFSVPLNIAEGSGKFSNADRRNYYVTARGSVLECVAVADILCDIGILNQDEFVTIYNQADELSRMLFAMIKKLS, from the coding sequence ATGTTCCCATTCCAAAATCTTGAAGTCTACAAGAAATCCAAATTATTCCATCTTCATTGTAAGGAGATTATCCTTACCCGAAAACTCGATTCCTACGTCAGGGACCAGCTAGGGCGTGCATCATTCAGTGTTCCATTGAACATCGCCGAAGGCTCCGGAAAATTCTCAAACGCCGATCGACGCAATTATTATGTGACGGCACGTGGCTCGGTGCTGGAGTGTGTTGCAGTTGCTGATATTCTTTGTGATATAGGAATACTGAATCAGGATGAGTTTGTAACTATCTACAATCAGGCGGATGAATTGTCCAGGATGTTGTTTGCGATGATTAAAAAATTATCTTGA
- a CDS encoding four helix bundle protein — protein MFPFQNLEVYKKSKLFHLHCKEIILTRKLDSYVRDQLGRASFSVPLNIAEGSGKFSNADRRNYYVTARGSVLECVAVADILCDTAVLNHDEFVSIYNQADELSRMLFAMIKKLS, from the coding sequence ATGTTCCCATTCCAAAATCTTGAAGTTTACAAGAAATCCAAATTATTCCATCTTCATTGTAAGGAGATCATCCTTACCCGCAAACTCGATTCCTACGTCAGAGACCAGCTAGGGCGCGCATCATTCAGTGTTCCATTGAACATCGCCGAAGGCTCCGGAAAATTCTCAAATGCCGATCGGCGCAATTATTATGTGACTGCACGTGGTTCGGTCCTGGAGTGTGTTGCGGTTGCTGATATTCTTTGTGACACCGCAGTTCTGAATCATGATGAATTTGTTTCCATCTACAATCAGGCAGATGAATTGTCCAGGATGTTGTTTGCGATGATCAAAAAATTATCTTGA
- a CDS encoding T9SS type A sorting domain-containing protein: protein MAIAEDKLSYLYTLQLKPTLVVMIRGLFLLLFFFRIFSSDVHAQFTDRYWAFGDSAAINFKNLSNPQPANSILRVRGTCASICDSTGDLLFYCGSPYVYQWNTVPTFNYTYGHVINKNHQLMEKGDSIVGLLWYQEMVIIPDPGNNNRFYIFCAGVTQPVVGLYYTIVDLSYNNGLGKVIQKNVQIRNDTLCDGITAVRHGNGRDWWVVVRSWKDVPTNDITAYLVSPNGVIAYPTQYIGTLTWLDSAVRLKFNNDGSHLYNVSIKGVIDRFDFDRCTGIFSNQVNYLVPGGPYLGLWGFEVSPDESKLYTSLIYQTFNQDTGYILQFDLNASNFLASADTLGVYLSPDTPGLLELGPNGKIYVSINWSGPDTCYNYLYCYGTVNTTNSNLSVINYPDSAGASCNYQPFSFNLGGHKTYVGLPNNHNYELDTLQGSPCDTLTSVGLLDLFPKNKDLKLYFDKSWQTIFVNAEELHGRQATLEFYNVNGQLIDRISAGTDGSYFSKSSSFSFQPDGVYIVRLSTEKEVLTGRFVKW, encoded by the coding sequence ATGGCTATTGCTGAAGATAAATTATCATACCTTTATACCTTGCAATTAAAACCCACTCTTGTGGTTATGATCAGAGGATTATTTCTGTTGTTATTTTTTTTCCGGATATTTTCTTCGGATGTCCATGCCCAATTCACTGATCGCTACTGGGCATTTGGTGATAGTGCGGCTATTAATTTTAAAAACCTCAGCAATCCTCAGCCAGCAAACAGTATACTTCGTGTTCGAGGGACATGCGCAAGCATTTGCGATAGTACAGGTGATTTATTATTTTATTGTGGAAGTCCTTATGTTTATCAATGGAATACGGTGCCTACATTTAATTATACATATGGGCATGTTATAAATAAAAACCATCAATTGATGGAAAAAGGAGATTCAATTGTTGGTCTTTTGTGGTATCAGGAAATGGTGATTATTCCTGATCCGGGAAACAATAACCGGTTTTATATTTTTTGCGCAGGTGTAACACAGCCGGTAGTTGGACTTTATTATACCATTGTTGATTTATCATACAATAACGGCTTAGGAAAAGTAATTCAAAAAAATGTTCAAATTAGAAATGACACTTTGTGCGATGGGATTACCGCAGTTAGGCATGGAAATGGAAGGGATTGGTGGGTGGTGGTTAGAAGTTGGAAAGATGTGCCAACTAACGATATTACAGCTTATTTAGTCAGTCCGAATGGAGTCATTGCTTACCCTACTCAATATATTGGAACTCTTACTTGGTTGGACAGTGCTGTCAGGTTAAAGTTCAATAATGATGGATCACACTTATACAATGTTTCAATAAAAGGTGTTATTGATAGATTTGATTTTGATAGATGTACAGGAATATTTTCAAATCAGGTGAATTATTTAGTTCCTGGGGGACCATATTTAGGACTTTGGGGATTTGAAGTTTCTCCTGACGAAAGTAAATTATACACTTCACTTATTTATCAAACCTTCAATCAAGATACAGGTTATATCCTCCAATTCGATCTGAACGCCTCAAATTTTCTGGCAAGTGCAGATACATTAGGAGTTTATTTATCACCAGATACACCAGGCCTATTAGAATTAGGTCCAAATGGTAAAATATACGTAAGTATTAATTGGTCCGGTCCAGATACCTGTTATAATTATTTGTATTGTTATGGAACTGTGAATACAACCAACTCTAATTTGTCAGTAATAAACTATCCTGATAGCGCTGGTGCATCATGCAATTATCAACCTTTTAGTTTTAATTTAGGAGGACATAAAACATATGTAGGTTTACCAAATAACCACAACTACGAACTAGATACTTTACAAGGTAGTCCATGTGACACACTTACATCCGTTGGATTATTGGACTTATTTCCTAAAAATAAAGATTTGAAACTATATTTTGACAAATCCTGGCAAACAATTTTTGTCAATGCAGAAGAGTTACATGGAAGACAAGCGACATTAGAGTTTTATAATGTCAACGGGCAATTAATTGATCGAATTTCTGCCGGAACAGATGGAAGTTATTTTAGCAAAAGCAGTTCATTTTCATTCCAACCCGATGGTGTATACATAGTTCGGCTAAGTACCGAGAAGGAAGTCTTAACGGGGAGATTTGTTAAATGGTAA
- a CDS encoding PKD domain-containing protein: protein MKKLILLVLLLFSGLSRAQVPQKAPLPGCSSDEHRHSKLSRDPDYRNRMREMNDYLYQKIQQSSVNRQSNTVLTIPVVVHIIHNNGPENISNAQVNTAIQYLNQAFSNTGPFQTANGVNTNIQFCLASQDENGNYTTGINRVVSTLTDMISENDDDTLKNLIRWNPNYYLNIWVVNSITSIGGGSGVAGYAYLPASHGNDEDGIVNEAAYFGNSPDATKVLIHEAGHYLGLYHTFEGACGNNNCQTDGDKVCDTPPDQSTGAVGCPLTANTCNSDDDDLSPNNPFRPVGVGGLGDQNDLIENYMDYGLNSCKVLFTTGQSDRMQAALSGVRASLLQSVSCQPTCLNPIIADFNMSNNVVVIGGSLNFSDASTGAIAYEWYVNNQLISTSANTTHVFTSPGYYSITLTVNSSDSTCEESITKIVEVLCDAQAFFVVAPASGPYAIGSTLNFNDGSTNSNSAQWVLDGVNQGTIQTFIQTFNTPGSHYIYNIANSNQCSDTSEVFYFKIGDCGDAGMLENWYLPNFSLLFSGTSLPVVGYSAVPGQSVADECTSSLSDRDGNLLLYTDGLTVWNRNHQPMPNGSGLAGCYSSTQGCLLAPKPGSTTLYYLFTADCGENQYTGGLKYSVIDLSLNGGLGDVITGQKNLPVRSKINEHVGGTYHGNGTDIWISAASFDGDTIYSYLLSAAGLATTPVISPFANGGFNGGIGEIKFSNDGLKVAYCINSTVLPNRVRVADFNKNTGIASNPFEITYSSLVNETHYGIEFSPDNSKLYVGLLRQGKVFQYNMAAGTPAAILASEIRLDPFTGTTTKQFANMSLGPDGRIWISRDQFYIDYIDQPNLAGTACGYTVDFLNNPNPLWFGWAMPNFVKGIELLSTPRISGPRKICVNVTETFEVAYALPGDSTIWMHHGPGTVSNPTDSTIELTGSIAGSIDTLTIKYFGYCGAVIDTFIVETITAAPIDFGPDTILCGFALLSIGNNWQSFVWQDNSTSFSSYGVNTIGTYWVVAVDTNRCIASDTITFTQGFTYGNVEIGKDTTICAGNVYTIIPNTTFLNYEWQDGSTASTYTAFGPGTYWLHVTGGCQDSYDTIQISMTELNVPLALGSDTVICGSGYPYTLQGVPGYSHLWQDASSNSSLVINGPGSYWVEVRDSIGCMARDSIMITGCVGLNETLGNMLQLFPNPAVDELIIRFPSAVSVPELALYDMMGRLLRKINTGEQKEIRIDTSQFPEGAYILRGTVEEGVFSKMFMVAK from the coding sequence ATGAAAAAATTAATCTTACTCGTGCTGCTGTTATTCAGCGGCCTTAGCCGGGCACAAGTCCCGCAAAAAGCACCACTTCCCGGATGTTCCAGCGACGAGCATCGCCACTCCAAACTGTCCCGTGATCCCGATTACCGAAACCGGATGCGGGAAATGAATGACTATCTCTATCAGAAAATCCAACAATCATCCGTTAACCGGCAAAGCAATACTGTGCTGACAATTCCTGTAGTGGTGCATATCATTCACAACAACGGCCCCGAAAACATTTCAAACGCGCAAGTTAATACTGCCATACAGTATCTCAATCAGGCCTTTTCAAACACCGGACCCTTTCAAACCGCTAATGGTGTAAATACCAACATACAATTTTGTCTGGCATCGCAGGATGAAAACGGAAATTACACTACCGGCATCAACCGTGTCGTTTCCACACTAACGGATATGATATCCGAAAATGATGATGACACGTTAAAGAATCTCATCCGTTGGAATCCCAATTACTACCTGAATATTTGGGTAGTGAATTCCATCACTTCTATAGGAGGCGGTAGTGGTGTTGCAGGATATGCGTATTTACCGGCATCACATGGAAATGATGAAGACGGTATCGTAAACGAAGCGGCTTATTTTGGAAATAGCCCTGATGCCACTAAAGTATTGATACATGAAGCGGGACATTATCTCGGGCTCTATCATACCTTTGAAGGGGCTTGTGGCAACAACAACTGCCAAACCGATGGAGATAAAGTTTGCGACACGCCCCCCGATCAGAGTACAGGAGCGGTAGGATGTCCGCTCACTGCCAACACCTGCAACAGCGATGATGACGATTTAAGCCCCAACAATCCATTCCGGCCAGTTGGTGTTGGAGGATTAGGAGATCAAAATGATCTCATCGAAAATTACATGGACTATGGACTCAACAGTTGCAAAGTTCTTTTCACCACCGGACAAAGCGATCGCATGCAAGCTGCACTATCAGGTGTGCGGGCCAGTTTATTGCAATCTGTCTCCTGTCAACCCACTTGCCTAAACCCCATCATTGCTGATTTCAACATGAGTAATAATGTGGTTGTCATTGGCGGGAGTTTAAATTTCTCGGACGCTTCAACCGGTGCAATTGCCTATGAATGGTATGTAAACAACCAACTCATCTCCACTTCTGCCAATACAACGCATGTGTTTACCAGTCCGGGATACTATTCGATTACATTAACCGTAAACAGCAGTGATTCCACCTGTGAAGAAAGCATTACTAAAATCGTTGAAGTACTTTGTGATGCCCAGGCCTTCTTTGTTGTAGCCCCGGCCAGCGGACCCTATGCCATAGGGAGTACATTAAATTTTAACGACGGCAGCACCAATTCCAATTCCGCGCAATGGGTGCTGGATGGTGTAAATCAGGGGACGATACAAACATTCATACAGACCTTCAATACGCCGGGCAGTCATTACATTTATAACATTGCAAACAGCAATCAATGCAGTGATACTTCTGAAGTCTTCTATTTCAAAATTGGAGATTGCGGAGATGCGGGCATGTTAGAGAACTGGTATTTGCCGAATTTCTCTCTGCTTTTCTCAGGTACAAGTTTACCGGTAGTCGGCTATAGTGCTGTTCCCGGACAAAGTGTTGCCGACGAATGCACCTCTTCTCTCTCTGATCGTGATGGAAACCTATTGCTATATACAGATGGGTTAACAGTATGGAACCGCAATCATCAGCCCATGCCCAACGGAAGCGGACTCGCCGGATGCTATTCCTCTACACAAGGATGTTTGCTTGCACCGAAACCCGGATCTACTACACTCTACTATCTTTTCACAGCTGATTGCGGCGAGAACCAATATACAGGAGGTTTAAAATACAGCGTGATTGATCTTTCGCTAAATGGTGGTTTAGGAGATGTGATCACCGGACAAAAAAATTTACCGGTACGAAGTAAAATCAATGAACATGTTGGAGGCACGTATCATGGCAACGGCACTGACATCTGGATATCCGCAGCATCCTTTGACGGAGATACGATTTATTCCTATTTACTCAGTGCTGCAGGACTTGCAACCACACCTGTCATCTCCCCCTTTGCAAATGGAGGTTTTAACGGAGGTATCGGAGAAATAAAATTTTCAAATGACGGGCTCAAGGTAGCATACTGCATCAACTCAACCGTTTTACCCAACCGCGTACGAGTTGCAGATTTCAATAAAAATACAGGAATTGCTTCGAATCCGTTTGAAATCACCTACAGTTCTTTAGTCAATGAAACACATTACGGCATTGAATTCTCTCCAGACAATTCGAAATTATATGTTGGACTTTTGCGACAGGGAAAAGTGTTTCAGTACAATATGGCCGCGGGTACACCTGCAGCAATTCTGGCTTCTGAAATCCGTTTAGATCCATTTACCGGAACGACAACCAAACAATTTGCCAACATGAGTTTAGGCCCTGATGGACGCATATGGATTTCAAGAGATCAGTTCTATATTGACTATATTGATCAGCCCAATCTTGCCGGTACTGCGTGTGGATATACTGTAGATTTCCTAAATAATCCCAACCCGTTATGGTTTGGTTGGGCGATGCCGAATTTTGTAAAGGGCATTGAGCTCCTCAGTACGCCACGCATATCCGGACCACGAAAAATTTGTGTGAATGTCACGGAAACATTTGAAGTCGCCTATGCCTTACCGGGTGATTCTACTATCTGGATGCACCATGGTCCGGGAACGGTGAGTAACCCAACGGACAGTACCATCGAACTAACGGGATCTATTGCAGGAAGCATTGACACGCTCACCATAAAGTATTTTGGTTACTGCGGTGCCGTTATAGATACCTTCATCGTTGAAACCATCACGGCAGCCCCCATTGATTTCGGACCGGACACCATCCTCTGCGGATTCGCCTTATTATCCATTGGCAATAACTGGCAGTCGTTTGTGTGGCAAGACAACAGCACTTCTTTCTCCAGCTATGGTGTGAACACCATCGGAACCTATTGGGTCGTAGCTGTTGACACCAATCGTTGTATCGCGAGCGATACCATCACCTTCACACAAGGATTCACGTACGGCAATGTGGAGATCGGTAAAGACACTACGATTTGCGCCGGCAATGTTTATACGATCATTCCCAACACCACCTTCCTCAACTACGAATGGCAGGATGGAAGCACTGCTTCGACCTACACTGCATTTGGACCGGGCACCTATTGGTTACATGTCACAGGAGGCTGCCAGGATTCCTACGACACCATTCAGATCAGCATGACAGAGTTAAATGTCCCCCTTGCACTCGGCAGCGATACCGTCATTTGCGGCAGTGGCTATCCCTACACGCTACAAGGTGTGCCGGGCTATTCCCATCTCTGGCAGGACGCCAGCAGCAATAGCAGCTTAGTGATCAACGGACCAGGATCATATTGGGTAGAAGTCCGTGACAGCATTGGCTGCATGGCGAGAGACAGCATTATGATCACCGGTTGTGTAGGATTGAATGAAACATTAGGAAACATGCTGCAACTCTTCCCCAACCCGGCGGTAGATGAACTCATCATCCGTTTTCCATCTGCGGTATCCGTACCGGAACTTGCACTTTACGATATGATGGGACGACTACTCCGAAAAATAAACACCGGAGAACAAAAAGAAATACGAATTGACACGAGTCAGTTTCCGGAGGGAGCGTATATATTGAGGGGGACTGTGGAAGAGGGCGTTTTTAGTAAGATGTTTATGGTGGCAAAGTAA
- a CDS encoding YbaN family protein, translating to MLDKINLPKPVWIVFGFLFTGLGIAGFILPMMPGLVFFILASFCFAKSSPRMLRKILAHPQIGPQIMDWKRGRGMRMKTKVLAILLVTISLSFSAIFMVKLVWVKWIIFFSILAINAYILSVKTRKSKPAIVPIPQSTEYGSVKSLENTKEVHHSSQVSTPRGK from the coding sequence ATGTTGGATAAAATCAATCTCCCTAAACCCGTCTGGATCGTTTTCGGTTTCCTTTTCACAGGACTGGGCATTGCCGGTTTTATCTTGCCGATGATGCCGGGACTGGTGTTTTTTATTTTGGCGAGTTTTTGTTTTGCGAAAAGTTCTCCGCGTATGCTGCGTAAAATTTTAGCACATCCTCAAATTGGTCCACAAATTATGGATTGGAAAAGAGGAAGGGGGATGCGCATGAAGACAAAAGTTCTGGCCATTTTACTCGTAACCATAAGTCTCTCCTTCAGTGCCATATTTATGGTGAAGTTGGTGTGGGTGAAATGGATTATTTTTTTCTCCATATTGGCGATCAATGCATATATTTTATCTGTTAAAACAAGAAAGAGTAAACCCGCAATAGTACCTATACCTCAATCCACTGAATATGGCTCTGTCAAATCCCTTGAAAACACTAAGGAAGTTCACCACTCCTCTCAAGTCTCCACTCCGAGGGGGAAATGA